In the Candidatus Neomarinimicrobiota bacterium genome, one interval contains:
- a CDS encoding acetyl-CoA carboxylase carboxyltransferase subunit beta: protein MSWFRRKDKNIQTINSEKKDIKEGLWVKCPSCRQILYKAELMQSNNVCYKCGYHFRIPAASYVDLLLDTDGRQQHFQGIKPLDPLKFKAQKKYSDQIAAAQQRTGHNEAVQVYEGLMFEKPIVVAVMDFSFIGGSMGSAVGQLLAKAADLSREKKIPLIIVSASGGARMMEGAYSLMQMAKTSAKLSQLADAKVPYISIMTDPTTGGVTASFAMLGDVNIAEPGALIGFAGERVIKQTIGADLPEGFQRAEFLLEKGFLDLIVPRDDLKKQVAEILDILHAKA, encoded by the coding sequence ATGAGCTGGTTTCGACGAAAAGATAAAAATATTCAGACTATAAATTCTGAAAAGAAGGATATAAAAGAAGGTCTCTGGGTAAAATGTCCCAGTTGCCGCCAGATCCTGTATAAAGCAGAGTTGATGCAAAGCAATAATGTTTGCTACAAGTGCGGATACCACTTTAGAATTCCCGCTGCCAGCTATGTAGATCTTTTATTGGATACGGATGGCCGACAACAACATTTTCAAGGCATCAAACCCCTTGACCCCCTAAAATTCAAAGCCCAAAAAAAGTACTCCGACCAAATCGCCGCCGCTCAGCAGCGAACGGGTCACAATGAGGCAGTTCAGGTTTATGAAGGACTCATGTTCGAGAAACCAATTGTGGTTGCAGTGATGGACTTCTCTTTTATAGGTGGTAGCATGGGTTCAGCTGTTGGCCAGTTGCTCGCAAAAGCTGCCGATCTGTCGAGAGAGAAGAAAATACCCCTGATCATTGTATCCGCGTCTGGGGGAGCGCGCATGATGGAGGGAGCATATTCCCTTATGCAAATGGCCAAGACTTCTGCCAAACTCAGCCAGTTGGCAGATGCAAAAGTTCCATATATCTCCATAATGACTGACCCTACAACTGGTGGGGTTACAGCAAGTTTTGCCATGCTGGGTGATGTGAATATTGCCGAGCCCGGAGCTCTCATTGGCTTTGCTGGAGAAAGAGTTATTAAGCAGACCATTGGTGCTGATCTACCCGAAGGTTTTCAGCGTGCTGAATTTCTGTTGGAAAAGGGCTTCCTTGATTTGATTGTCCCCAGAGATGACCTCAAGAAGCAGGTTGCAGAAATTCTAGATATTCTTCATGCAAAAGCCTAA
- the surE gene encoding 5'/3'-nucleotidase SurE — MQKPKILLTNDDGINAPGIETLAESLSDFAEISIVAPLFEMSAMGHAITISDPLKVTEIFKDDAHFGWAVGGTPADCVKLAINGGLVERPDLVISGINQGANVGVDIIYSGTVSAAYEGTILSIPSMAISLDSFVQKDFRAAGKVAHIMAERILKEGLPEGTLLNVNVPAGDYSSFKGFSVTRQGSGTYKEKMDRREDPRKRVYYWLSGTRSYENPDPDMDENAVRAGYVTLTPLHYELTNTGYMQALKSWELKLG, encoded by the coding sequence ATGCAAAAGCCTAAAATTCTACTTACCAATGATGACGGGATAAATGCGCCAGGAATTGAAACCCTGGCAGAATCATTATCAGATTTTGCAGAAATATCCATTGTTGCACCCCTATTTGAAATGAGTGCAATGGGGCATGCCATAACCATTTCAGATCCCCTCAAAGTGACGGAAATATTTAAGGACGACGCGCACTTTGGTTGGGCTGTCGGTGGGACCCCTGCGGATTGTGTAAAATTGGCAATCAATGGTGGGCTGGTAGAGAGACCAGACCTCGTCATATCAGGGATAAATCAGGGCGCCAATGTGGGTGTTGATATTATTTATTCAGGGACTGTTTCTGCAGCCTATGAGGGAACCATATTAAGCATCCCATCCATGGCCATCTCCTTGGATTCATTTGTGCAGAAGGATTTTAGAGCTGCAGGCAAAGTCGCCCATATTATGGCCGAGAGAATTCTTAAAGAAGGCTTACCGGAGGGTACGCTTCTGAATGTGAATGTTCCTGCAGGTGATTATAGTTCATTTAAAGGCTTTTCTGTGACCAGGCAGGGAAGTGGTACCTATAAGGAAAAAATGGACAGACGCGAGGATCCCCGTAAAAGGGTCTATTATTGGTTGTCTGGCACCCGTAGTTATGAAAATCCTGATCCAGATATGGATGAGAATGCAGTACGAGCAGGATATGTGACACTTACTCCACTTCACTATGAACTTACCAACACAGGTTATATGCAGGCATTAAAATCCTGGGAACTGAAATTAGGGTAG
- the tsaE gene encoding tRNA (adenosine(37)-N6)-threonylcarbamoyltransferase complex ATPase subunit type 1 TsaE, which yields MIHQYFFQTHSPEETNQLAQNLAAQLEPGDILAMSGNLASGKTTFTQGLTSFFDIKEYALSPTFTYINEYHGSQQDIIHIDAYRLSSGEELISMGIWEYFESGAIVIIEWADIVAGAIPEDAFGLSFRVIDGEENGREILIHSPRALAISL from the coding sequence ATGATCCATCAATACTTTTTCCAGACCCACAGTCCAGAGGAAACGAACCAACTGGCTCAAAATTTAGCTGCACAACTAGAACCTGGTGATATTCTGGCAATGAGCGGAAATTTAGCCAGTGGAAAAACCACCTTTACCCAGGGCTTAACCTCTTTCTTTGATATCAAAGAGTACGCCCTGAGTCCAACCTTCACCTATATCAATGAATACCACGGCTCACAACAGGATATTATTCATATCGATGCTTATCGGCTCAGTAGCGGAGAAGAATTAATTTCAATGGGAATCTGGGAGTATTTTGAGTCTGGTGCAATTGTCATCATCGAGTGGGCGGATATTGTTGCTGGAGCCATCCCGGAGGATGCATTTGGGTTGAGTTTTCGTGTCATTGACGGTGAAGAAAACGGTCGCGAAATATTGATACATTCGCCCCGGGCTTTGGCGATCAGCTTATGA
- the tsaB gene encoding tRNA (adenosine(37)-N6)-threonylcarbamoyltransferase complex dimerization subunit type 1 TsaB codes for MIIACDTSSVVCSVALSDKGSILWEKEASGGQIHIEKLSPFLKESLNYCRSIGKAPDALAIAIGPGSFNGLRIGLATMKALAVALEIPLIPIPTTDALAYGIQDQLSGISRAVIYSHRNFVHYADYNDSLSNKIVTPEFNYGAWDQLYEQHIDHYFGTADRGFKTWLQGPEAIEVKSRFVHINAKASFVALLAEARTDMGQPKLDELEPLYNAVYEAKKWVPPQF; via the coding sequence ATGATCATCGCCTGTGATACTTCCTCAGTTGTTTGTTCAGTAGCCCTCTCTGATAAGGGCTCAATATTGTGGGAAAAAGAAGCTAGCGGTGGACAGATACATATTGAGAAATTATCGCCCTTTTTAAAAGAATCTCTGAATTATTGTCGCTCAATAGGAAAAGCTCCAGACGCTCTTGCAATTGCAATTGGTCCCGGAAGTTTTAATGGCTTGCGAATCGGTCTGGCTACCATGAAAGCACTGGCAGTAGCACTTGAAATTCCTTTGATTCCTATCCCAACCACTGATGCCCTGGCTTATGGAATACAAGACCAGTTAAGCGGGATCTCCCGTGCAGTTATATACTCTCACCGGAATTTCGTACATTACGCAGATTATAATGACTCCCTTTCAAATAAAATTGTTACCCCAGAGTTTAATTATGGAGCATGGGATCAGCTTTATGAGCAGCACATAGACCATTATTTTGGGACGGCCGATCGCGGGTTTAAAACCTGGCTACAGGGACCAGAGGCAATTGAGGTCAAATCCAGATTTGTACATATCAATGCAAAAGCATCATTTGTTGCCCTCTTAGCCGAGGCTCGTACCGATATGGGACAACCTAAGCTGGATGAGCTGGAACCGCTTTATAATGCCGTTTACGAGGCCAAAAAGTGGGTTCCTCCTCAATTCTGA